The Lewinellaceae bacterium nucleotide sequence ATCCTTACCTCGGACGATAGCATATCGCAACAATAAATCCAACGATTCCACAGGAGCGTATTTCAGCATCACATCAGCCCCGTAAATGGTTGCATCCGTTTGTTTGTAAACGAATACCGGGAAAGCGCCCCGGATGGTCAGCCTGTAATCACTCTGGGGCTGCAGATAGATGTAATCCCTGATGAGTTGATAATATCCCAGCACCTGGAAGAACAATTTCTCCCGGATCTCGAGGTCATTGGACCAAACGAATTTCAAAGAATTTTCAGGTTTCAGGGTCCGGGTGCCTTCTTCAATACCGCTCACCCCCTGGTGCAATCCAAAGCTGTACAATTCATTGACTTCAGGCGCGCGAAGCATATACCCCACGTTCAGGTTTGTTTTAAAATGCGGGGAGAGTTTTGCCCTCACTCCCCCGGAAAAGGAATAATTATGAAAAACATGATCAAATCGTTCAATGATGTGGGGCAAGGTCTGGGTGATGGTCACGACATAAAGTTGTTTCAGGTCATACCTGGCGCCCAATTCATAAAGCAACCGGTCCTTGTCGTGCTGAGCAATGAAAAAAGCCGAGGAATGAAAGGAACGATAATCGGGAATCAGCGGTAAAATCCCTGTTTCTGAATTGTTGGTATTGTCGGTGAAATTGAATTGAAGCCCCGTTTTGATAAAAAAATGACGGGCCAGTGAAGCATCAAATTCGCCCTCTGCAAAGTGAGTCTGCTGGTCGAGGCTCAGAGCAGGAATGTCACTTCGTTCATTTCTCCGGACATCAAATTCCTTGCGTTGATTGAGTTGGCCGCCGTATTTAAATTTTAACACCCTGGCGTCATCAATGATGTATTTAGCCTCCAGTTTGAGCAGGTGATGACCCACCTTTTGGCGCGGAGCTTCAATGGCATAGGAAAAAGCATCCTTGGTGTAAAAGGGTACTTCTCGCACCAGCGCCTCTTCGAGATCCGTCAGATTGCCCACATGGGATCCACGCAAAATACCGATCTCTGTATTAAAAAGACTGTAATAAAGTTCAGTGGACCATTTAGTGCCGAATCTCTTTTCCACCTGCAGAGCCAGGTTGGCCTCGCTTTTGCCTGTATTGGTCAGAAAGTAATCAGGTGTTTTTAAATCCCCGATCTTTTTAAAGGTCCCCGTCAATCGCCAGGCTGCCCAACGTTCATTTTTCTCCACCACGGCATTCAGGGTATTTCCCAGGCCATTAGACTGAAAAACGTAATTGGCTTCCCCGTGAAGATGCGGATCTTTTTTGATCGCGTCGGTTTCCACCAAAACCACACTGCCTAGTGAGGTGCCGCTGTAGGCCAGAGCACTCGCTCCTTTGACGATAGAAAGGTGATCTGCCACAAAAGGGTCAATTTCAGGAGCGTGATCATTGCCCCATTGCTGTCCGGCCTGAACGATACCATTGTTGAGGATGGAGATCCTGTTGCCATACAATCCATGGATGATGGGCTTGGATATTCCGGATCCGCTGCGAAGGACACTTACCCCGGCCACCTGTTCGAGAATATCTGACAGGTTCTTATTGCTCTCAGAAGAAATATTTTCACGATTGACCGTGTTGCTCTGTTGGGAGGAATTATCTTCCCTGCTGGCATGCACCACCACTTCGTCGAGCAACTCAGAATGATGGTTCATTAAAATTTCCAGGGAGGTATCCCTCATTATCCTGTAAAAGGCCTGATCGGGATCACAGCCTATATGACTCAATTTAAAATGATAATCGCCCGGGCATAAATTTCCAATGGCAAAATACCCGGTTGAATCTGAAACAGCACCAGTCTCAGTTTCTTCGATAAAAATACTTACAAACTCAAGAGGGATGCCGGTTCCCCTGTCTTTTACGTGACCGGAAACCGTGAGATTACAATTTTGAGCTGACGATAAGAAAGGCAGGAAGATTAACCCCCATTTTAAAATTCGGATTTTCATATTTATGATTTTTACCCGAAAGCAAGCAGGAACAAAACTGGGATTTCGACCATTTATTTCCGACAAAAAGGGCCCGACAGTTTATCAGAACCAGATGTCTTTGACGTATTATCCTTTTCATCCCTGCTTACTTCTAAGGCACAGGAGTTTTTTAATTGCTGATTTCAACGTCAAAGATAACTTCAATATCGGTTTCCCCACCGGCGTTTGTGATATCTCCATCTGCAACTCCTGCGGCGGATTTATCAGGCTGGTGTCTCAGGATAACGGACAACTGCCCAAGGGACGCATTGCCGGTGGTTACGGTCGTTTCCAACCCTACCGGGTGGCCCTCACTATCCGTGTCAGTATAATCCACTCCTACGTCCAAACCGCCTAAAGCCTGAAAGAAAAACTGGTGTGCTTCATCCTCTCCTTTGATTTCGGCACCGACATCTCCGGCTGGAGACTCCGTTTCATTCAACAAAGAAAGTGTACCGGTATAGACCGTATTCGAGGAAAGGGTGCCGCCGGTGATCACAGGATCATTGCCTCCGTCACCATCAAGATCTTTAAAGGTAAGCACCACAACATCCCCTGCGTTCACTGGCGTAAGGGTATAAGTAAGGGTGGTAATGATCTCTTCCTCATTGGGAATTACAGGATCTTTTTTTTCACAAGCGCTGAATAGGGCGGAAGCTACGATTCCCGCCATGAGAATATATTTATAATTCGTCTGCATTATTATTAGGTTAAAAGTTAACAGAAAAACATACATAACACAGGCGGTATGGCTGTGGAATGTATTCAATGATTTTTAAAACCCAGGCTCAGGACCTGGAAAAGTCAGACGATTGAAGGGGGGCCTCTTAAGGAAATGCAAGGAAATGAAGCAGGGCGTTTAAACTGATCTTCATTGAAAAAAGTATCTGGAAAATTAATGCATAGATCTTCCCGAAAAACCAATGGTTCAGGCAGATAATGTGGCGAAACTATAGCCTTGAACAGGTCTTTTTTATGCTTAGGAGGATGGAGGTGTTCCTTATGATCACAGCCGGCTATAATATCATTGTGGAAGACCCGCCTGTGACAGGAATCTTTTTCCAGTTCAGGCGTACAAATTTCGTTTGGGTGAGCCGGTTGGGGTAATATTTCCTCCAGGTTGTGAAGGACAAAAAAAGCAAAATACACTCCTAGCATTGCCAGGGCGGCAAGGCTTTTCCATAGAGGAAGAAAATGTATTTTGCTTTTCATTGGCCCGAAGGTACTTTTTTTTATTAACAACCAATATGTATCCTGGTTGTATAAATTAGCTCTGACGCTTATGATTTGATGAACTTTTTCGTTTGAACAAAACTTCCATTTTCATACATCTGCAAAAAATATATCCCCGGTGACAGGTGAGAAAGTTCCAGAGCATTAGCCACAGGGGTTACTCTGTTAACCACTGCTTTTCCTGCCAGGTCGGTAACCTGAAAAGTTTTATTCTCCAATCTTTCTGTCTTCACAAACAGTTCATTTTCCACCACGGTCGGAAAAATTTCCAGCGAGGCCATGGCTGTTTCAGGATTTGAAACCGCATTAATCACCGTGGGAGCAAAACGATAAACGATACCTTCTGCAGGCGGAGCAGAAAGAGATGGAGGAAGCTGGTCTAGCGGAAATTCAGTAATGGCCTGCATTTGAGGCTTGGCCGGATCGCCACTCAGCACCAGGGCCAATGCAAAACTTTCGGCATTCTCATCCAATCGGTTGAACAACCCGATTAGTGGACCTGTTGCGTCATCGAAAAGATAATCTAATGGGAGGGTAATAGTGGAGGGCCCTATGTGGATTTCAATGGCTCCGTCTTCCTCATAAAACCAATATTGGAAATTGACGAAATCATCCCCTATATCATCGTTATAAAAACCCACGTCCTTCCATTGTCCTTTAAAAATCCGATGACCTTCCTCCCCTTCTGCCAAATGGGAAATGGATGACAAAACATTGCCGGAAGCATCCACCCTGGAAATGAGGTCAACTAAATAGGGTACCACAAAATTCAAATCCCCGTTTGCATAAGCGAGTCCGTATAGGATCTCAGAAAAATCACCTCCC carries:
- a CDS encoding TonB-dependent receptor, with the protein product MKIRILKWGLIFLPFLSSAQNCNLTVSGHVKDRGTGIPLEFVSIFIEETETGAVSDSTGYFAIGNLCPGDYHFKLSHIGCDPDQAFYRIMRDTSLEILMNHHSELLDEVVVHASREDNSSQQSNTVNRENISSESNKNLSDILEQVAGVSVLRSGSGISKPIIHGLYGNRISILNNGIVQAGQQWGNDHAPEIDPFVADHLSIVKGASALAYSGTSLGSVVLVETDAIKKDPHLHGEANYVFQSNGLGNTLNAVVEKNERWAAWRLTGTFKKIGDLKTPDYFLTNTGKSEANLALQVEKRFGTKWSTELYYSLFNTEIGILRGSHVGNLTDLEEALVREVPFYTKDAFSYAIEAPRQKVGHHLLKLEAKYIIDDARVLKFKYGGQLNQRKEFDVRRNERSDIPALSLDQQTHFAEGEFDASLARHFFIKTGLQFNFTDNTNNSETGILPLIPDYRSFHSSAFFIAQHDKDRLLYELGARYDLKQLYVVTITQTLPHIIERFDHVFHNYSFSGGVRAKLSPHFKTNLNVGYMLRAPEVNELYSFGLHQGVSGIEEGTRTLKPENSLKFVWSNDLEIREKLFFQVLGYYQLIRDYIYLQPQSDYRLTIRGAFPVFVYKQTDATIYGADVMLKYAPVESLDLLLRYAIVRGKDRTNDLFLINMPSDNLFSQATFSLKDGKFFKNAQISLNGRYIFKQNNILPEQDFMPAPEAYFLLGASLGTHFKIKDSMMKVSVKAENLLNQSYRDYLNRFRYFADEPGINVSFNVNYSF
- a CDS encoding type 1 periplasmic binding fold superfamily protein, which gives rise to MQTNYKYILMAGIVASALFSACEKKDPVIPNEEEIITTLTYTLTPVNAGDVVVLTFKDLDGDGGNDPVITGGTLSSNTVYTGTLSLLNETESPAGDVGAEIKGEDEAHQFFFQALGGLDVGVDYTDTDSEGHPVGLETTVTTGNASLGQLSVILRHQPDKSAAGVADGDITNAGGETDIEVIFDVEISN
- a CDS encoding T9SS type A sorting domain-containing protein, whose product is MKIILTTFTLFFVAFLPLTDAQGDPPYEFSVLEQSYADLVDPEITTNSFWDDFDGEQFEIPVGFEFMLFDQPLTSLNLGGDFSEILYGLAYANGDLNFVVPYLVDLISRVDASGNVLSSISHLAEGEEGHRIFKGQWKDVGFYNDDIGDDFVNFQYWFYEEDGAIEIHIGPSTITLPLDYLFDDATGPLIGLFNRLDENAESFALALVLSGDPAKPQMQAITEFPLDQLPPSLSAPPAEGIVYRFAPTVINAVSNPETAMASLEIFPTVVENELFVKTERLENKTFQVTDLAGKAVVNRVTPVANALELSHLSPGIYFLQMYENGSFVQTKKFIKS